Proteins from a genomic interval of Diospyros lotus cultivar Yz01 chromosome 6, ASM1463336v1, whole genome shotgun sequence:
- the LOC127803188 gene encoding alpha-dioxygenase PIOX, with the protein MGLLRLLVHKDFHEALAKMTLTDRLLFLVIHLVDKAGLWHRLPVILGMLYLAIRRHLHQQYNLLNVGRTPVGVRFNPADYPYRTADGKFNDPFNEGAGSELSFFGRNMLPVDQKAKLLKPDPMVVVTKLLARRRLIDTGKQFNVLAASWIQFMIHDWVDHLEDTNQVELTAPRSVAKQCPLQSFKFYKTKEVPTGFFEIKKGHLDIRTPWWDGSAIYGSDQTRLEKVRTFKDGKLKIAKNGLLLHDEDGIPLAGDTRNGWAGISVLQALFIKEHNAVCDALKKEYPELEDEDLYRHARLVTSAVIAKIHTIDWTVELLKTYTLLAGMRANWYGLLGKRFKDRFGHVGGGSLGGLVGLRKPENHGVPYSLTEEFVGVYRMHSLLPDHLFLRDINSPPGPNKSPPLTEKVPMSNLIGSQGERSLQDIGFVRQMVSMGHQASGALELWNYPVWLRDLIPQNVDGSDRPDHVDLAALEVYRDRERSVARYNEFRRSLLLIPISKWEDLTDDKEAIETLKEVYNDDVEELDLLVGLMAEKKIKGFAISETAFVIFLLMASRRLEADRFLTSDFREETYTKKGLQWVNTTESLKDVIDRHYPEMTAKWMNSTSAFSVWDSPPNTRNLIPLYLRLPA; encoded by the exons ATGGGGCTGCTTCGTCTGCTCGTTCACAAAGACTTCCATGAAGCCCTAGCCAAGATGACTCTCACAGACAGGCTTCTCTTcctt GTGATTCACTTGGTGGATAAGGCTGGGCTTTGGCACCGCTTGCCGGTGATCTTAGGGATGCTTTACCTTGCGATCCGCCGGCATCTTCACCAGCAGTACAATCTGCTCAACGTCGGCAGAACGCCGGTCGGCGTCAGGTTCAATCCGGCCGATTATCCTTACAGAACGGCTGACGGCAAATTCAACGATCCTTTCAATGAAGGCGCCGGCAGTGAATTGAGTTTCTTCGGCAGGAACATGCTTCCTGTTGATCAGAAAGCCAAG CTCCTTAAGCCGGATCCGATGGTGGTCGTGACAAAACTTCTGGCACGTCGCCGGCTGATAGACACCGGAAAACAGTTCAACGTTCTAGCAGCTTCTTGGATTCAGTTCATGATACACGACTGGGTTGATCACTTAGAAGATACAAAtcag GTGGAACTTACGGCACCGAGGTCAGTGGCCAAACAGTGCCCTCTCCAATCTTTCAAGTTTTACAAGACAAAGGAGGTTCCCACTGgcttttttgagataaaaaaggGTCACCTCGACATTCGGACACCTTGGTG GGATGGGAGTGCCATCTATGGGAGCGACCAGACGAGATTGGAGAAGGTGAGGACTTTCAAGGACGGCAAGCTGAAGATAGCCAAAAATGGGCTTCTGCTCCACGACGAAGATGGGATCCCGTTGGCCGGCGACACTCGGAACGGCTGGGCCGGCATCTCCGTCTTGCAGGCTCTCTTTATCAAGGAGCACAATGCAGTCTGCGATGCCCTCAAG AAGGAATACCCAGAGCTGGAAGACGAAGATCTGTACCGGCATGCAAGGCTGGTCACCTCCGCCGTCATTGCAAAGATCCACACCATTGACTGGACAGTTGAGCTTCTCAAAACTTACACATTGCTTGCAGGAATGCGAGCCAACtg GTACGGATTGTTGGGGAAGAGATTCAAGGATAGATTTGGGCACGTGGGAGGAGGCAGTCTAGGAGGCTTGGTGGGTTTAAGGAAGCCGGAGAATCACGGGGTCCCATATTCGTTGACCGAGGAATTTGTGGGCGTCTACAGGATGCACTCGCTCCTACCGGATCACCTCTTCCTCAGGGACATCAACTCTCCACCGGGGCCCAACAAATCTCCGCCGTTGACCGAGAA GGTTCCAATGTCCAATCTGATCGGCAGCCAGGGTGAAAGGTCGTTGCAGGATATTGGGTTTGTAAGGCAGATGGTTTCCATGGGCCACCAGGCCAGTGGAGCCCTCGAGCTGTGGAATTATCCGGTGTGGCTCCGGGACCTTATTCCCCAAAATGTGGACGGCTCCGATAGGCCTGATCATGTTGACCTCGCCGCTCTCGAAG TTTACAGGGACAGAGAGAGGAGCGTGGCGAGATACAACGAGTTCAGGAGGTCGCTGCTGTTGATACCCATATCTAAATGGGAAGACTTGACAGATGACAAGGAAGCCATTGAAACGCTGAAGGAAGTGTACAATGACGATGTGGAGGAGCTGGATCTGTTGGTGGGGCTAATGGCGGAGAAGAAGATCAAGGGGTTCGCCATCAGCGAGACGGCCTTTGTCATCTTCCTTCTCATGGCATCAAG GCGGCTGGAAGCAGATAGATTTTTGACGAGCGATTTCAGGGAGGAGACGTACACGAAGAAGGGGCTGCAATGGGTGAACACGACGGAGAGCTTGAAAGACGTAATCGATCGGCATTACCCGGAGATGACAGCGAAATGGATGAACTCAACCAGCGCCTTCTCCGTCTGGGACTCCCCTCCCAACACTCGCAACCTCATCCCGCTCTACCTTCGTCTTCCCGCCTGA
- the LOC127803189 gene encoding uncharacterized protein LOC127803189 — MSQGYAIELYFDPALENQVLKAWNVLARRQISTQLIEIESRPHITLFSSPFIDPSKLENILKSLASRQEPLAISFSSIGSLPNDNNVLFLAPTPSLALLQFHFQLCDAFKKEGIEIAEEYRPDSWIPYCPVAEEVPKSRMAEAFTVLRELKLPVSGYAIDIGLVEFSPVREVFSFMLGGVLEG, encoded by the coding sequence ATGTCTCAAGGTTATGCAATTGAGCTTTACTTCGATCCGGCGCTCGAAAACCAGGTCCTCAAGGCCTGGAACGTATTGGCCCGCCGCCAAATCAGTACTCAGCTTATCGAGATAGAGTCTAGGCCTCACATTACCCTCTTCTCCAGCCCTTTCATTGACCCATCAAAACTCGAGAACATCTTGAAAAGTTTGGCTTCGAGGCAAGAACCTTTGGCCATATCCTTCTCCTCAATTGGAAGCCTTCCGAATGACAACAATGTTCTGTTTCTTGCCCCCACGCCATCACTGGCCcttcttcaatttcattttcaattgtgTGATGCGTTCAAGAAAGAAGGTATTGAGATTGCGGAGGAGTACCGCCCGGATTCGTGGATTCCTTATTGCCCAGTTGCCGAAGAGGTGCCCAAGAGTCGAATGGCCGAGGCATTCACTGTTTTGCGAGAGTTAAAGTTGCCAGTTTCTGGGTATGCAATTGATATTGGACTGGTGGAGTTTTCGCCTGTTCGAGAAGTCTTCTCCTTTATGCTTGGCGGCGTCCTAGAAGGATGA